The genomic stretch TGCTTGGGTATCATTCTAATCTAAGGTTTTTTATTCAATAAATCTAGATAAGCGAAATGGCTGATATGGCTATATAGGTCTAGAAGATTGTTTCTCCGCCGAAGGCGGAAAACAATCCTCTAGACTGGAAAACGCTATATAGCTAGTAATATTTTTGATGGTGCGACTTTTTCGCACCATCAAAAATATTAAATTAGCAATGTTTTAGCGTTGCGATGCCAGCGATCACGTTTAATTCTTCGCAGTGCCGAACCTGTAAAATTCTGATCCCACTCTTCTTCAGTCATATTTACTAAATCTGTTAATTGGGGATCGACATTATGGGGAAAGGGTTGAAAATCAGCTTCTAAGGTCTCTTGAGCAAAACGCTGATTCCAAGGACAAACATCTTGGCAAATGTCACATCCTGCAACCCAGTTGTGTAAATTAGTGGCGATCGCATCAGGAATTTGTTCGCCTTTGTTCTCAATGGTGTGATAGGCAATACAGCGATTAGCATCTACCACAAAAGGCTGGGCGATCGCCCCCGTTGGGCAAGCATCAATACAGCGCGTACAAGTTCCACAATGTTCGGTATGGGGGCGATCAGGTTCTAGTTCGAGATTGGTAAGAACTTCTCCGAGAAATAACCAAGAGCCATATTCACGAGTAATCACATTGCTATGTTTGCCAATCCAACCGATTCCCGCCCTTTGAGCAAAGGCTTTTTCTGCGATCGGTCCCGTATCTACATAGTAACGAGTTTGAATTTTTTCCCCTTGATACTCACCCAGTGATTCTAACCAAGTAGCCAAAGCCTTTAACTTTTTAGTCAAAACCTTATGATAGTCGCGCCCCCAGCCATAGCGAGAAATTTTCCCCACTTGGCGATCGCTTGAATGTTGATGGGGGGTGTAATAATTCAGCGCTACACAAATGACCGACTTTACCCCTACCATTACCTGAGTGATATCTTGGCGCTTGGGATTTGCCATCCAGTCCATATCCGCTTGATAGCCCAGAGACAACCATTCTTGCAAGCGTTCTGCCTCAATCCCAGACTCAGCTTTGGTAATTCCGACTTTGCTAAATCCTAGATCTAAGGCTTTTTGCGCGATCGCTTGTTTGAGTTCTTGTGGAGATAATTGGTGCTCTTTCATATTTCAAATCAAAAATGCGATGTTTAGCATCGCATTTTTGATACTTTTAGCCTCCACCTAGCCAACCAAAAAAACCACCTTTTTTCTCTTCTTTGGGTTTGGCTTGAGATTTATCTGTATTCGTGGCTATACCGCTAACTTGGTTAATGTACTGGAGTGCTAATGGTTCTTCAGGATTCAGCTTCAAGGCTTGCTGGAAACTGACTTTTGCCATACCTGCTAATTTTTGATTCATATAGACAAAGCCTAACAAAGCATGACATTTGCTGTTATTACAATCAATTTGAATCGCATTCCGTAATTCTTTTAATGCTGAAGCCCATAATTTTTGACTGATATAGATTTCAGCCTGACGAATATATTGACTACTAGAAACATCATTAGCATTACTAGCATTGCTACTAGCTTGGTTCGTATTTTTGCTTGATTCGTCCTTATTCGCAGTGTTGTTTGCCACATTACGGGATGACATTTGAGCCTCACTCCGCATTTGGTAACTGCTATTTGAACTATTAGCATAGGAAGCAGTAACTCGACTGGTACTAGCGCTACTAGCAACATTGCTATTGGTATTGTTAGCAAAGCTTTGAGGCGAAGCTTTTGGTGTACTAATCCCTGAAATTGTTGGCGAGTCTGATGTGTGTCTATATCCTTCTTGTAACAGGATATGTACTAAATTCAGCTCACTTAGTAAGCCAATATGTTCTAGAACTTGATCGAGATTTTGATACTGAGATTTTGCAATTGTCTGAACTGTTTGTTCGTAATTGATCTCTGTCGCAGAAGTTAAATATTTTTTGGCAATTTCTGATTGGGGCAGAAATGTCTGGTTACGTTTCATTAAACGCTTGCCAAGTAGTTTTAGAATCGCCGAATATTCTGTACGTTCACGCTCTTGGGAAAGTACATCGTAGGCAGGATTAACGAGTTTGGATAGATATTGCGTAGCTACTTGCTTTTCTACTGCTGTGCGTCCATGAATGTCTGGATGCAGGCATTTTGCGATCGAGAGATAGCGTTTACGCACATGGGAAGCTTCAGCTGTCAGTGGTAAGCCTAATACAGCATAGTAATCATTAAAGTCATACTGACCGATGCCACGCTCTATACGAAATGTTTTTGGGTTTTCCACTATCGATCCTCGGCTTTTTGCGACCCAAACAAAATTTTTTAGATTTTAAACTAGATAAGTAATAATAGCTTACCCATAATTATTAATACAGCTATGATCGCCACAATTACACATTTTCCATAGATAAAATACAGCACTTTACGGAAAAATGTGGAAGATATTCGCAAGGTAAAAACCATACTCAGTAAGGTTTTGAGCTATAAATTGTACCTGCGGTAATATCTAAGGTGCTGTATTTAAAATTTACACATTTTTGCTTTGAGCGATACAGTAATTCGTCTAGATGCCTTACCCCGTATACATAACTTAAAATTCAATCTCCGTAATAAGTAGCTAGACGTAATTAAAACCCAAAGACATGTGACGCACGCGCAACGTGCGTCACATGTCTTTGGATTATGCAATGAAATGACAAAGTTATTTATAGCCTCCCAAAACCTATTTCAACGTCAGTTCGGTCTAAGCTAGCAAATTTCAAAAGTCCAAAAGTAAAAGCCTTGCTATGCAAGGCTTTTACTTTTGGACTTTGAGAGAGGGTTTGCTTTTGTGAAAAGTGAGTTCCATGTAGCAACTTGCACCATACTTCGCATGAAAATTGCCAAAAATAGGAAGCATCGCTTAGCGATGCTTCCTATTTTTGTTTGCGACAAACTGAAGTTAATGAAGTTATAGGCTCGCTAAAATCTGTTTTGCCGTTTGAATTTGATCGTTGCTAAAACCTGCTTCGTTTAGAAAGTTTAAGAACTCAGAACTGCGATATCTAACATCCACACCGATCGCGTCTCGAAATGTTTTTTTGGCACTGGGTTGATTGCCCGATGTCCATTGGGCGATCGCTAGAGCAACGAAAGGATGCGGGTTAGTTGGTTCGAGTTCGATCGCATTTTTGGCATAGGCGATCGCAAGGTCATATTGTTGTAAGCGCTGATAGGCAAGGCTGAGATTATAGTGAGCAATCTCATTATCAGTTTTGAGAAGTGCTGCCCAACTATGCAAAACTACCGACTGGGGCAAATCTCCACGCACGAGATAGACAATGCCGATCGCATTAAAAGCTTGTAAGGATGTGGGCGATCGATAAATTGCTTCCCAAAGAGATGCTGCTGCGGTGTCATGTCTTTTAGCAAGGTGCTGTGTCCAACCAAGGATAACTCTGCCATCGATATTCTGAGGATCGAGGGTGACTGCTTTTTGGAAAGCAGCGATCGCATCGTCGAGGCGTTCTTGTTTGCGATAAGCCAGTCCCAATTGGCGATATTCTTCGGCAGCCTGTTTATCAGCTTGAGATGTTTTGGCAGACTGTGCTGAGTTAGGTTTAAGATTAGCCGCAATTGCAGATGATGCAGATGACCAAGATGATATTGATATCCCGCTAGTAATGAGTATCAGCAAATTTAACAAGCTGAAAATATTAGACAATCTTTTCAAAGCAAGTTGTATCCCTAGAATAAAAAAGGTTCGCAAAGCGAACCTTTTTTATTCTATTTTATTTGCTGGTTTATTTGCTGGCAGTAAGTTGACGATAAGCTCTCGCAACGAGTTTGTCATTTACAAAGGTGGCATTCAGATTCATATCTTTGTTTGACCAGCTCACAATCACTGCGCGATCGCCAAACTTGTGATCGATGCCTAAAGGCTTCCCTTCGCCTCCCAAGATACTTGCTACTTGGTCATACCCCATTCCCCGTCCTAAACAGACATAGTTTTTGAGCGTGACCCCCGGATTGCCACAACGGTACTGCACGTTGGTGGTGATGTTATTGTCATAGTGGCGTGGAGGAAGCAGGGCAAGGTTGATTGTTGGTCCCGATAATGCTTCGGTTAGCCAATATAGACAGATCAGTAATACCCCCAGTACTAAGACATCTTCAATCACAGCACGGACTAAATTGCGCTGATGGCGACGTTTGATTTGTTGGGCTTTTTCCTTTGTCCAAGTTTCCCAAGGAAAATTATCCACCCATTGGATCGTGTCGTTAAACTTGGCGATCACACTAGTACGGATTGCTTCTAAGGCTCCCTTAGGATCACGGATGGTAATACGGCTAGTAGTACGGGCAGCAGCAATGGTTTTCGGATCAAGTAACCATCCACGAAGACGACGTACTAGATTACCTGCTTTAGACTTGCCCTTTGACAATGCACTTTGTTGCGAATTCCGAGCAAGCGATCGCTTGTCCTCTGTTCTTGCAAGCGCACTTTTAGGTAAGGGGGCTGGTGCAGCAACTAATGGAATATCTCTTCCCTGTGATAGGACTAAATTATCTTCCCCAATGACATAAAATTCCCATTCAATGCGGCGTACCCCAATCAACTGCAAGCGATTGAAGTATCGATCAATGCTTTGAGTAAATTCATTGAGGCGATCGCGATCGGAGTTAGCAGCAATCAAAGTAAAAGCAATGGATAGAACTTGCTGTTCAAACTTAAATTCCGTTTGCTCAGCCGCTACTAGATCCATATAGTCGGAAGCAAGACTAGTCAGAACATACTGTAATTTCTGCCAAGCCTGTCTATCTTCAAGATTTAACCGCACTGCTTTCATGATTTATCCTCATCTTAGACCTTAACTCGGTCCCAGTCTCTAGCAACTGATTTTGGGTATGTAGTTGCTCTGTTTGTAACACTCACGATGTTACCCAAACTAATAAAGGTTTTTAACATGGCTAGAAAATATAGCAATCCTCAATGATTTACGAGATGTGCAATTTACATCTCATAAATCATTAAGGATTCCCAAATAAATAAGTCCTACTATCACAAATTCAGAATGACGGCGCTTTGAGCCGCCATTCTAAGAGAATTATCTCCCCGCCGAAGGCGGGGAGATAATTCTTTATTGAAAATCGCTGTATTTGTATTCATAAGTCAGGAAATGCTTCGGCGACGGCAGGATAGACAATTTGACCATTTTGAATATTTAGTCCTTTCGCTAAGGTGCGATCGCGTTTTAATGCTTCCAAACCAAAATCCGCCAACGCACAGGTATAAGGAAGTGTGGCATTGACCAAGGCTTGAGTGGCAGTCCAAGGCACTGCCCCCGGCATATTTGGCACACCGTAATGCAAGACTCCTTCCTCCACATATATAGGAGAGGTGTGGGAAGTTGGGCGCACTGTTTCGATACATCCCCCTTGATCGACTGCCACATCAACAATGACGGAACGCGATCGCATTTTCTGCACTAGTTCACGGTTTACTAGAGTCGGTGCGCGTTTGCCTGCGATTAAGACTGCGCCAATGACGAGATCAGCAGAACTAACAGAATCAGCGATATTGCTGCCGTTGCTATATAACAATTGCACCCGTGAACCAAAGAGGGATTCTAATTCACCAAGACGTTGAAGATTCACATCTAAAATTGTCACCCTTGCCCCTAGACCGATCGCCATTCTTGCCGCCTCTGTACCAACTACACCACCACCTAGTACAACGACATGTCCTGATCTGACTCCGGGAATGCCTCCGAGTAATACCCCACTGCCGCCCTGTTGCTTAGTCAAGTAATGCGCCCCAAACTGTACAGATAGCCTTCCCGCGATAATGCTCATCGGTACAAGCAAAGGCAACTGACCATTATCTAACTGTACTGTTTCATAGGCGATACAGGTTGCGCCCGATTTGATAAGCGCTTCAGTTAATTGGCGATCGGCAGCGAGATGGAGATAGGTAAATAGAATTAGTTGCGGATGAATTAAAGCATATTCACTAGGTAAAGGCTCCTTCACCTTGACCACCATTTCTTGGGCGTATACTTCTTGGGGTGTGGCGACAATTTTTGCCCCTGCACGGATATACTCATCATCGCTAAAGCCAGAACCAATCCCCGCATTGGTCTCAACAAAAACTTGATGCGATCGCGCTGTTAAAGTGGCTACCCCCGCAGGCGTAAGCCCCACACGAAACTCAAGATCCTTAATTTCCTTTGGCACACCAATTTTCACTGCGATTTCTCCTCAAAAATCAAGAACTTGACTAATTTCATCTAATTAGCTTGGCACAATTAAGAACTAGAACCTGTAGCAAGCTGCGCTTGCGCTAAAGTTTCTGGTTTATATTTAATTGGAATAGCAACACAAAGTATTGCCATCAATTAATTTTAATAATTTTAAACCCATTGTCTAAGCCTTGTGTGCGCTATGCTGCGATCGCAATAGAGCCTCCACTAACAAATTGACATTAACGGGTTTACTCACGTAGTCATTCATCCCCGCAGCCAAACAGAGTTCGCGATCGGTATCCATAGCATTTGCTGTAACAGCAATGATATAGGGCTTATTTTCCAAACCTAAATCATTAATTATCTGCTTAGTCACCTCAATTCCGTCTATTTCAGGCATTTGCACATCCATCAAAATCACATCATAGGTATGTTGGCGTAAGGTTTCCAAAACTTCAATTCCATTAACAGCAATACCAATTTCTTCGTAACCTAATCTATTTAAAATTTTACAAGCAACTTTTTGATTAACGATGTTATCTTCAGCGATCAGAATCTTCAAAGGAAATTTCTGTGCTAAGTTTTGCTCGAAATATGATGGCTGATTAACTTCCAGTACATCATTTTTAGGTGTAGTCGTTATCAGTTTAGGGGCTTGCAGACTAACAGTAAACAGAAAAACACTGCCAATCCCTCTTCTACTATTGACAGTAATTTCACCCCCCATCATGTCGGCGATTCTCTGACTAATTGCTAATCCTAAACCAGTACCTTGATTTTTAAAGTTGTTTTCACCTACCTGTTCAAAGGGCAAAAATATAGATTCTAATTTACTATTATCAATGCCGACTCCTGAATCTTCAATCTCAAATTTCAGTGACACCAATTTGTTTGATGAATTATCAGATGATAGCGTTTCAAGCTGAGAAGACTTTAGAGCAGCAACTCGAAATATCACATGCCCCTTATTCGTAAATTTAACGGCATTACCAAGCAAATTAAGCAGGATTTGCTTGAGCCTTTTACTGTCTGCATAAACTAATTCAGGTAGATCAGGGGCAAACTGGTAAATGAAATCAATCTTCTTTTGATTAGCTTGAACTTGAATGATTTCTACTAAATTTTTGACCAATGATAACAGGTGTACTTCTTGGAGATGAAGCTCCATTTTGCCAGATTCTATTTTAGAAATATCCAGTATGTCATCAATTAGGGTTAGTAAATGTGTACCAGATTGATAAATTGTCTGAATATCTAGTTTCTCTTGATTGTCAATATTTTTAGATTCTTGTAAGAGTTGGACTAATCCTAAAATTGCATTAAGAGGAGTCCTTAACTCATGA from Pseudanabaena sp. Chao 1811 encodes the following:
- a CDS encoding tetratricopeptide repeat protein, with the protein product MLILITSGISISSWSSASSAIAANLKPNSAQSAKTSQADKQAAEEYRQLGLAYRKQERLDDAIAAFQKAVTLDPQNIDGRVILGWTQHLAKRHDTAAASLWEAIYRSPTSLQAFNAIGIVYLVRGDLPQSVVLHSWAALLKTDNEIAHYNLSLAYQRLQQYDLAIAYAKNAIELEPTNPHPFVALAIAQWTSGNQPSAKKTFRDAIGVDVRYRSSEFLNFLNEAGFSNDQIQTAKQILASL
- the ald gene encoding alanine dehydrogenase: MKIGVPKEIKDLEFRVGLTPAGVATLTARSHQVFVETNAGIGSGFSDDEYIRAGAKIVATPQEVYAQEMVVKVKEPLPSEYALIHPQLILFTYLHLAADRQLTEALIKSGATCIAYETVQLDNGQLPLLVPMSIIAGRLSVQFGAHYLTKQQGGSGVLLGGIPGVRSGHVVVLGGGVVGTEAARMAIGLGARVTILDVNLQRLGELESLFGSRVQLLYSNGSNIADSVSSADLVIGAVLIAGKRAPTLVNRELVQKMRSRSVIVDVAVDQGGCIETVRPTSHTSPIYVEEGVLHYGVPNMPGAVPWTATQALVNATLPYTCALADFGLEALKRDRTLAKGLNIQNGQIVYPAVAEAFPDL
- a CDS encoding J domain-containing protein, which gives rise to MENPKTFRIERGIGQYDFNDYYAVLGLPLTAEASHVRKRYLSIAKCLHPDIHGRTAVEKQVATQYLSKLVNPAYDVLSQERERTEYSAILKLLGKRLMKRNQTFLPQSEIAKKYLTSATEINYEQTVQTIAKSQYQNLDQVLEHIGLLSELNLVHILLQEGYRHTSDSPTISGISTPKASPQSFANNTNSNVASSASTSRVTASYANSSNSSYQMRSEAQMSSRNVANNTANKDESSKNTNQASSNASNANDVSSSQYIRQAEIYISQKLWASALKELRNAIQIDCNNSKCHALLGFVYMNQKLAGMAKVSFQQALKLNPEEPLALQYINQVSGIATNTDKSQAKPKEEKKGGFFGWLGGG
- a CDS encoding MASE1 domain-containing protein, whose protein sequence is MLVLSQKRLKTFPRIVAIVVLALVYYGTAEISRHVAATPQSVTPVWPPDGFASAAVIIFGYQVLPGVLIGSFLANIWAFWDAQSWSTMTASILQVLGIAIGTSIGTGAGGYLLRKTIKGKHPFRRLNDVYKFLFLTCGFAPMINATVGVVCLCLGSKVSWSSFDITWLTWWISNVAGICIFTPLILSFYEFYFKNFKVPKDSKILFNIAKPKPPKIHQWQILEAIILVVVVIFLGFISFYKGYDLEYMLIPCLVWTVLRFGQLGATSLIVIISTIAILGTVQGFGTFASKNNASSLVLLQSFIIVIVVTTLSLIAILSEKQQAITNLQQSKLRLTNKSIQLEKSKSILNDTAFILEKQNIALTEAKQIAELANRAKTEFLSNMSHELRTPLNAILGLVQLLQESKNIDNQEKLDIQTIYQSGTHLLTLIDDILDISKIESGKMELHLQEVHLLSLVKNLVEIIQVQANQKKIDFIYQFAPDLPELVYADSKRLKQILLNLLGNAVKFTNKGHVIFRVAALKSSQLETLSSDNSSNKLVSLKFEIEDSGVGIDNSKLESIFLPFEQVGENNFKNQGTGLGLAISQRIADMMGGEITVNSRRGIGSVFLFTVSLQAPKLITTTPKNDVLEVNQPSYFEQNLAQKFPLKILIAEDNIVNQKVACKILNRLGYEEIGIAVNGIEVLETLRQHTYDVILMDVQMPEIDGIEVTKQIINDLGLENKPYIIAVTANAMDTDRELCLAAGMNDYVSKPVNVNLLVEALLRSQHSAHKA
- the queG gene encoding tRNA epoxyqueuosine(34) reductase QueG; protein product: MKEHQLSPQELKQAIAQKALDLGFSKVGITKAESGIEAERLQEWLSLGYQADMDWMANPKRQDITQVMVGVKSVICVALNYYTPHQHSSDRQVGKISRYGWGRDYHKVLTKKLKALATWLESLGEYQGEKIQTRYYVDTGPIAEKAFAQRAGIGWIGKHSNVITREYGSWLFLGEVLTNLELEPDRPHTEHCGTCTRCIDACPTGAIAQPFVVDANRCIAYHTIENKGEQIPDAIATNLHNWVAGCDICQDVCPWNQRFAQETLEADFQPFPHNVDPQLTDLVNMTEEEWDQNFTGSALRRIKRDRWHRNAKTLLI